The Phycisphaerales bacterium genome includes a region encoding these proteins:
- a CDS encoding hydroxyacid dehydrogenase, which translates to MKILIADKFEDFGVAALQALGAEVACEPELKDATLVARLAAFGPEVLIVRSTKVTHAHLSAAPQLKLVIRAGSGFDTIDVAAATEQGIKVANCPGMNAVAVAELVIGLLIALDRRIPDNNTDLHAHRWNKKEYSRARGLKGSTLGILGCGRIGSEVARRALAFEMNILYYDVVPELRPVDHPAVQPASVEEIFRRADFLTMHVPGTGDTQHLVNSERLALMQPHAVLVNTSRASVVDESALITALRAGRLRAAAVDVYENEPTAEAREIHSPLADVPNLYGTHHIGASTEQAQRAVAEETVRIVRAYRESGTVLNCVNP; encoded by the coding sequence ATGAAGATCCTGATTGCCGACAAGTTCGAGGATTTCGGGGTGGCAGCATTGCAGGCGCTCGGAGCGGAGGTCGCCTGCGAGCCGGAGCTCAAGGATGCGACACTGGTGGCGCGACTCGCCGCCTTCGGCCCGGAAGTGCTGATCGTGCGCTCGACCAAAGTGACGCACGCGCATCTCTCTGCCGCTCCGCAACTCAAGCTCGTCATCCGGGCGGGTTCGGGGTTTGACACCATTGATGTCGCGGCGGCGACTGAACAGGGCATCAAAGTGGCGAACTGCCCGGGGATGAATGCCGTGGCGGTGGCCGAACTGGTCATCGGGTTGCTGATCGCCCTGGATCGCCGCATTCCTGACAACAACACCGACCTGCACGCACACCGTTGGAACAAGAAAGAGTACAGCCGGGCGCGCGGCCTGAAAGGCAGCACGCTGGGCATCCTCGGCTGCGGGCGCATCGGATCCGAAGTAGCGCGGCGTGCGCTCGCGTTTGAAATGAACATCCTCTATTACGATGTCGTACCCGAGCTGCGGCCCGTGGACCATCCGGCCGTACAGCCGGCGAGCGTGGAAGAGATCTTTCGGCGCGCCGATTTCCTGACGATGCATGTGCCCGGCACTGGCGACACGCAGCACCTCGTCAATTCCGAGCGGCTCGCGCTGATGCAGCCGCATGCGGTGCTGGTGAACACGAGCCGCGCCTCGGTCGTCGATGAATCGGCGCTCATCACGGCGCTGCGTGCCGGCCGGTTGCGTGCAGCCGCCGTGGATGTCTATGAGAACGAGCCGACGGCCGAAGCGCGGGAGATCCACTCTCCGCTCGCCGATGTACCGAATCTCTACGGCACCCATCACATTGGGGCATCGACCGAGCAGGCGCAGCGCGCCGTCGCCGAGGAGACGGTGCGGATCGTGCGTGCGTACCGTGAGAGTGGCACCGTACTGAATTGCGTCAACCCGTGA
- the pdhA gene encoding pyruvate dehydrogenase (acetyl-transferring) E1 component subunit alpha has translation MPREAVKITQRVESLAILAADGTVDAALEPDISDVDLRRLYKTMLTSRRMDERCLMLQRQGRMGTYGPSKGQEAASLGVAYALDPDDWFVPAFREPAGMLWRGWPMHSWMLYWGGHEAGNEVPAGVRDLPVCVPIASQCLHGMGIAWGCKLRGAGRVCVTFCGDGATSEGDFHEALNFAGVYNLPLITVVQNNHWAISIPRSQQTASPTIAQKAVAYGFDALYIDGNDLLAVIVATREAVTKARTGGGPTLIEAVTYRLSVHTTADDPKRYRLDEEVQCWEPRDPLTRFRTYLLHKGVLTPKAEKLIEEEIVAELDEATRIYEEHGADPLAFFDFMFAELTPELAAQKAELRAYLASRNTPAAPRDLSRV, from the coding sequence GTGCCGCGCGAAGCCGTCAAAATCACGCAACGCGTCGAGTCGCTTGCGATTCTCGCTGCGGATGGGACCGTGGATGCTGCGCTCGAGCCCGACATCAGTGATGTTGACCTGCGCCGCCTTTACAAGACCATGCTCACCTCGCGTCGTATGGATGAGCGCTGTCTCATGCTCCAGCGTCAAGGGCGCATGGGGACTTATGGTCCCAGCAAGGGACAGGAGGCGGCCTCGCTCGGTGTCGCTTACGCGCTCGACCCCGACGACTGGTTCGTGCCGGCTTTCCGCGAACCCGCCGGTATGCTTTGGCGTGGCTGGCCCATGCACTCCTGGATGCTCTACTGGGGCGGCCACGAAGCCGGCAATGAAGTACCGGCCGGTGTGCGGGACCTCCCCGTTTGCGTCCCGATCGCCTCGCAGTGCCTGCACGGCATGGGCATCGCGTGGGGCTGCAAGCTCCGCGGCGCAGGCCGTGTCTGCGTGACTTTCTGCGGTGACGGCGCCACGTCCGAAGGTGATTTTCACGAAGCGCTCAACTTCGCCGGGGTCTACAACCTGCCGCTGATCACCGTCGTGCAGAATAACCACTGGGCGATCTCGATTCCGCGCAGTCAGCAGACCGCCTCACCCACCATCGCGCAGAAGGCCGTCGCCTACGGCTTCGATGCCCTCTACATCGACGGTAACGACCTGCTCGCCGTGATCGTCGCCACGCGCGAGGCCGTCACCAAGGCCCGCACCGGCGGTGGCCCCACGCTGATTGAGGCCGTAACCTACCGCCTCAGTGTGCATACCACCGCCGATGATCCCAAGCGCTACCGCCTGGACGAGGAGGTGCAGTGCTGGGAGCCGCGCGATCCGCTGACGCGCTTCCGCACCTATCTCCTCCACAAGGGTGTGCTCACCCCCAAGGCCGAGAAGCTCATCGAGGAGGAGATCGTCGCCGAGTTGGACGAGGCCACGCGCATCTACGAGGAGCACGGCGCGGACCCGCTTGCTTTCTTCGACTTCATGTTCGCCGAGTTGACGCCCGAGCTCGCCGCCCAGAAAGCCGAACTCCGGGCGTACCTTGCGTCTCGCAATACCCCCGCCGCGCCGCGCGACTTGTCGCGCGTCTGA
- a CDS encoding alpha-ketoacid dehydrogenase subunit beta: MPQRTMVQALNLALLEAMRENPDVLVLGQDVGQDGGVFRVTDGLLKEFGPNRCMDTPLAESAIIGGGIGLAFAGFKPICELQFDGFSFQAFHQVENHLRRYRSRTRGRLVCPLVVRMPYGGGIRAIEHHSEAPEATYAHLAGLKVVIASGPRNARALLRAAILDPDPVIFFEPKAVYRAFREEVPEVPESMPIGRAVVARPGRDVTIVTYGAMVRVVLEATETLAEEHEIDAEVIDLLSVAPLDSDTVNNSVKRTGRAVVVHEAPRHCGVGGEIIARIVEDSLMYLQAPIRRVTGFDTIIPYFANELTYLPDAGRVVQATVETVRF, translated from the coding sequence ATGCCCCAGCGCACCATGGTGCAGGCCCTCAATCTCGCGTTACTCGAAGCCATGCGCGAGAATCCCGACGTGCTGGTCCTCGGCCAGGATGTGGGGCAGGACGGCGGCGTCTTCCGTGTGACCGACGGTCTCCTCAAGGAATTCGGCCCCAACCGCTGCATGGATACACCGCTCGCGGAGTCGGCCATCATCGGTGGCGGCATCGGCCTTGCCTTTGCCGGTTTCAAACCGATTTGTGAACTGCAGTTCGACGGCTTTTCCTTCCAGGCCTTTCACCAGGTCGAGAATCACCTGCGCCGCTACCGCAGCCGCACCCGCGGCCGCCTGGTGTGCCCCCTCGTGGTGCGCATGCCCTATGGCGGTGGAATCCGCGCCATCGAACATCACAGCGAGGCCCCCGAAGCCACGTATGCACACCTCGCCGGTTTGAAGGTCGTCATCGCTTCGGGTCCGCGCAACGCGCGCGCGCTGCTGCGGGCAGCCATCCTCGATCCCGATCCGGTCATCTTCTTCGAACCCAAGGCGGTCTACCGGGCCTTTCGGGAGGAGGTGCCCGAAGTCCCCGAATCGATGCCCATCGGCCGCGCCGTCGTGGCCCGGCCGGGGCGCGATGTCACGATCGTGACGTACGGCGCCATGGTCCGCGTGGTGCTGGAAGCGACCGAGACGCTGGCGGAAGAGCACGAGATCGACGCCGAGGTGATCGACCTCCTGAGTGTTGCCCCGCTCGACAGCGATACGGTGAACAACTCGGTCAAGCGGACCGGTCGCGCTGTGGTGGTGCACGAGGCGCCGCGGCACTGCGGCGTCGGTGGTGAGATTATCGCCCGCATCGTCGAAGACAGCTTGATGTACCTGCAAGCACCGATCCGCCGTGTCACCGGCTTTGACACGATCATACCGTACTTCGCGAACGAGCTGACTTACCTGCCGGACGCCGGTCGCGTGGTCCAGGCCACCGTGGAGACCGTCCGTTTCTGA
- a CDS encoding ABC transporter ATP-binding protein, which yields MLRLEHVRKTFGTLVAVDDLSLEIQPGEIFGLLGPNGAGKTTTVNMGIGLLAPDAGRVELVGYGAPTVPAVRARLGVAPQSLALYEELTGEQNLAFFGELYGLRGRMLAERVHQALDFVELYERRSDQVRKYSGGMKRRLNLAAAIVHRPALLICDEPTVGVDPQSRNAILENILALRADGCTVIYTTHYMEEAQRVCDRVAIVDHGRLLALDTVSALIAQHCGADFVLAETAEGEQRIETDDPVATLGELQRAGKLRRFRVYRPDLESVFLKLTGRTLRD from the coding sequence ATGCTGCGACTCGAACACGTTCGCAAGACCTTCGGCACCCTCGTGGCCGTCGATGACCTTTCGCTGGAAATTCAGCCGGGCGAGATTTTCGGCCTGCTGGGCCCGAACGGGGCGGGCAAGACGACGACGGTCAACATGGGAATCGGGCTGCTGGCTCCCGACGCGGGGCGGGTTGAACTGGTCGGCTACGGAGCGCCGACGGTCCCGGCGGTGCGGGCCCGGCTGGGTGTGGCACCGCAATCGCTCGCGCTCTACGAGGAACTGACGGGTGAGCAGAACCTCGCATTCTTCGGCGAGCTCTACGGACTCCGCGGGCGGATGCTGGCCGAGCGCGTGCACCAGGCCTTGGATTTCGTCGAGTTGTACGAGCGGCGCAGCGACCAGGTGCGCAAATACTCCGGCGGGATGAAGCGGCGGCTGAACCTGGCCGCGGCCATCGTGCACCGGCCGGCACTCCTGATCTGCGATGAGCCGACGGTGGGTGTCGATCCCCAGTCTCGGAACGCCATCCTCGAAAACATCCTCGCGCTGCGGGCGGACGGCTGCACCGTGATCTATACGACCCACTACATGGAAGAGGCGCAGCGGGTGTGCGACCGTGTGGCGATTGTGGACCATGGCCGGCTACTCGCACTCGACACCGTGTCGGCACTGATCGCGCAGCACTGCGGGGCTGACTTCGTGCTGGCCGAAACGGCCGAGGGCGAGCAGCGCATCGAGACGGACGACCCGGTCGCAACGCTCGGGGAGTTGCAGCGGGCCGGCAAACTGCGCCGGTTCCGGGTCTACCGGCCCGATCTCGAAAGCGTGTTCCTGAAATTAACGGGGCGCACCCTGCGCGACTAG